The genomic DNA GATGGCACAGCGTTAGGGGTTTCAGCGTATAAGCCGCCTGGTTGGATTTCTCCCAAGGGTCGAAATGACATCGGGGGTGAACCGTAGGGGTTCAAGCGTAGGTCGGCCCGTGGCCGACAGTTGGTGTTGTACGAATTAGATGCGCGAAAGAATCGCGGGCACGGCCCGCCCTACGTAAGAACACACCGACGTCATCTCGAGCGAGCGCAGCGACGAGAGATCTTACCAAGGCGCTGGATGGCACAGCGTTACGGGTTTCAGCGTATAAGCCGCCTGGTTGGATTTCTCCCAAGGGTCGAAATGACATCGGGGGTGTGAACCGTAGGGGTTCAAGCGTAGGTCGGCCCGTGGCCGACAATGGGTTTTGTACGAATTCGACGGGCGAAAGAATGGCGGGCATGGCCCACCCTACGTAAGAACACACCCATGTCATCTCGAGCGAGCGCAGCGACGAGAGATCTTACCAAGTAGCGAACAGGCATTACGTGCGAGGTCTCAGCGTCTAAGTCGCCTGGTTGGATTTCTCCCAGGGGTCGAAATGACATCGGGGTGTGGGGGTAACACAACCAATTTTATCCCAGGGAGCCGGCTTCAAGGTCAGATGCGTAGGAATAGGCGATTATACCCCGATCCTTGATAAATTCATTGGCCTTTTCATCCATCATCGGTGAAATTACTACTAGGGCGTTGGCCTTTTTATTGTGCTTTTCGAGGTAAAACTTGGCCTTTTTGACAAATGTGGCGACATCTCCGCCGCTCATTGAGGACTTTATTTCAATAATGAATAGCTTGCCATTTATTATAACTACGTCCAATTCCACTTGGGCCGGCCATCCAAAGACTACTCCTTCCCTGTCGTCCTCAATGACATTCTCGACCTTGTAGTTCGTGGTTTCTTCCAGGATGCCCTTTAACGCGTTTCGAAATGATTGTTCCGACCTTGTGCCCCAACGGGCGCCCAACGAACCTACAGTCTGAGTAAAGAGGTCGTACAGTTTCTGGTGGTTAATTTCAACTATTTTGATGCTTGCAAGTATTTCGTTGATATTCTTCTGGTTTTCTTCCCACTTACGGTTATTCTCTTCCCACTGCTTCTGGTTTACATCCCATTTCCGGTCGTTTTCTTCCAATTTCCGGTGATTTTCTTCCCATTGCCGGTGATTTTCTTCTCGTTCGGCCCGCATTTCTTCCA from Desulfomonilaceae bacterium includes the following:
- a CDS encoding DUF3782 domain-containing protein, encoding MKSISFKNKFEKQVAETINSNEEVRHAINNVVEDRFDRILEEMRAEREENHRQWEENHRKLEENDRKWDVNQKQWEENNRKWEENQKNINEILASIKIVEINHQKLYDLFTQTVGSLGARWGTRSEQSFRNALKGILEETTNYKVENVIEDDREGVVFGWPAQVELDVVIINGKLFIIEIKSSMSGGDVATFVKKAKFYLEKHNKKANALVVISPMMDEKANEFIKDRGIIAYSYASDLEAGSLG